The Flavobacterium sp. 123 genome contains a region encoding:
- a CDS encoding helix-turn-helix domain-containing protein, with protein sequence MDAIIFTKDQFTDLMSKLDTIQSQISSKADPKKETFLDNQEFLLLMKISKRTAQTWRDEGKISFSQVGNKIYYKLSDVEKLLTEHYNKSFKGR encoded by the coding sequence ATGGATGCAATTATCTTCACAAAAGACCAGTTCACAGATCTAATGAGCAAATTAGACACAATTCAAAGCCAAATCTCAAGCAAGGCTGACCCAAAGAAAGAAACCTTTCTGGACAATCAAGAGTTCCTTCTTCTGATGAAAATTTCAAAACGTACAGCTCAAACCTGGAGAGACGAAGGTAAAATTTCATTTAGTCAAGTGGGAAACAAAATCTATTACAAGCTTTCTGATGTTGAAAAACTCCTTACGGAGCATTACAACAAATCTTTTAAAGGAAGATAG
- a CDS encoding site-specific integrase → MASVKLILRTHQVDQTGHSPLYIRIIKDRKTKFITAGVKLKENEWDEVKQKVKKNHSNSARMNAALSQKIADAEGQVADMERKIKTVSVKKLKEAIKGKEVPNFFEYARKRLEKIKSTVSYSTYRAYTSQVDKFEKYMGTKDVYFDEITVALLNDYKFHLGDTLGNGDTTQRLSIIVLGTIFRDAIREEVIPETMFPFSKITLKISSSKRLFLNKVQIDALTQLKLIEGKKAMMWRDLFLFSIYAGGLRFSDVIEMQYSNYNEAEHKINKHIRKTGRVHQFKIGKVAIDILEKYKKENAIHDDFIFPVIVDKKGYLENEAKRYFQTAAFNKLANWHLKKMSTKINLPFDLSFHLSRHSFATNALNNGMRIEHVSKLMDHRDISTTQVYAKIISEELDKAVDNYIF, encoded by the coding sequence ATGGCATCAGTAAAACTAATTTTAAGAACGCATCAGGTTGATCAAACAGGACACAGTCCTTTGTATATCCGAATTATAAAAGATAGAAAAACGAAATTTATCACTGCTGGAGTGAAGCTTAAAGAGAACGAGTGGGATGAAGTAAAGCAGAAAGTAAAAAAGAACCATTCCAACAGTGCCAGAATGAATGCTGCATTATCTCAAAAGATTGCGGATGCAGAAGGTCAGGTTGCCGATATGGAACGTAAAATCAAAACCGTATCGGTTAAAAAACTCAAAGAAGCCATAAAGGGAAAAGAAGTGCCAAACTTTTTTGAATATGCCAGAAAGAGATTAGAGAAAATTAAAAGTACCGTTTCTTATTCCACTTACAGAGCATACACCTCCCAGGTTGATAAATTTGAAAAATATATGGGAACAAAGGATGTATATTTTGATGAAATTACGGTAGCTTTATTAAACGACTATAAATTTCATTTAGGAGATACTTTAGGCAACGGAGATACAACTCAACGACTTTCCATAATTGTGCTCGGAACCATATTCAGGGATGCAATTCGTGAAGAAGTAATTCCCGAAACTATGTTTCCGTTTAGCAAAATAACCCTCAAAATCAGCTCTTCTAAAAGATTATTTCTTAATAAAGTACAGATTGATGCTTTAACCCAATTAAAGCTCATAGAGGGCAAAAAAGCTATGATGTGGAGAGATTTATTTCTTTTCTCTATTTATGCCGGAGGTTTGCGTTTTAGTGATGTTATCGAAATGCAATATTCTAATTACAATGAAGCTGAACATAAAATCAACAAACACATTCGTAAAACTGGAAGAGTTCACCAGTTCAAAATTGGAAAAGTGGCCATCGATATTCTAGAAAAATACAAAAAAGAAAACGCCATTCACGATGATTTTATCTTTCCGGTTATTGTCGACAAAAAGGGGTATTTGGAAAACGAGGCAAAACGTTATTTTCAAACAGCAGCTTTCAATAAATTAGCAAACTGGCATCTTAAAAAAATGAGTACAAAAATAAATTTGCCTTTCGACCTTTCATTCCATTTATCAAGACACAGCTTTGCGACAAATGCGTTAAATAACGGAATGAGAATTGAACACGTTTCTAAACTTATGGACCACCGTGACATCAGCACCACACAAGTATATGCCAAAATCATCAGCGAAGAACTGGACAAAGCTGTAGACAACTATATTTTTTAA
- a CDS encoding YkgJ family cysteine cluster protein, translating into MDIEQKVKLVEQLFDRLENEITTFKSKTHLSCNSGCGQCCSKPDINASPLEFLPWAFYLFLNGKAEKTLEELNSTTNTYCHIYQSLSPTDQINGSCTNYKYRGLICRLFGYAANRDRNGQLRMTTCKIIKVGQEENFHAAEKAISEGLYVPVFTHYYTRLSQIDNRLAVTSLPINEALKIAIEEVLHYYTYRPFPGGMENIA; encoded by the coding sequence ATGGATATAGAACAGAAAGTTAAATTGGTCGAACAGTTGTTTGATCGTCTTGAAAATGAGATTACTACTTTCAAATCAAAAACCCATTTGTCCTGCAATTCAGGCTGTGGCCAATGCTGCTCAAAACCAGATATCAATGCCTCGCCTTTAGAGTTCTTACCCTGGGCCTTTTATTTATTTTTGAATGGCAAAGCCGAAAAAACTTTAGAAGAACTGAATTCAACAACCAATACCTATTGCCACATATACCAATCGCTGTCCCCAACAGATCAAATTAATGGTAGCTGTACTAATTATAAATATCGTGGATTAATTTGTCGTCTTTTTGGCTATGCTGCCAATAGAGATAGAAATGGTCAATTGCGTATGACGACCTGCAAAATTATCAAGGTAGGCCAAGAGGAAAACTTTCATGCAGCCGAAAAGGCCATCAGCGAAGGGCTTTATGTACCTGTTTTCACTCATTATTACACCCGATTATCTCAAATTGACAATAGACTCGCAGTGACTTCACTCCCTATAAATGAAGCTTTGAAAATAGCTATTGAAGAAGTCTTGCATTATTATACCTACAGACCGTTTCCAGGTGGAATGGAGAATATTGCTTAA
- a CDS encoding phosphoribosyltransferase has protein sequence MYNELLKDREEAGILLSEKLKKYQNSNTVVLAIPRGGVPIGYEIAKKLHLPLDIVLSKKIGHPNNTEYAIGAVSMDSITLREHPEVPQKYIEEEITRLRKLLRNKYELYRGSRKPLDIEGKNIIIADDGIATGNTLLASIAMLRKRKPAKIIVAAPVLPADALSTFNRNVDELVYLIATKNFKGVGAFYEEFHQVEDEEVINMLNIPSQIQ, from the coding sequence ATGTATAATGAGCTACTAAAAGACAGAGAAGAAGCAGGAATTTTGCTATCAGAGAAATTAAAAAAATACCAAAATAGCAATACTGTTGTTCTTGCCATTCCAAGAGGCGGAGTACCTATTGGATATGAAATTGCTAAAAAATTACATCTTCCGCTTGATATTGTGCTCTCAAAAAAAATTGGTCATCCTAATAATACAGAATATGCCATTGGAGCAGTATCAATGGATTCCATAACGCTTAGAGAACATCCTGAGGTTCCTCAAAAATATATTGAAGAAGAAATTACAAGACTTAGAAAACTATTACGCAACAAATATGAGCTATATAGGGGCAGTCGCAAACCCTTAGATATAGAAGGAAAAAATATAATTATTGCAGATGATGGCATAGCCACAGGAAATACGTTACTAGCAAGTATTGCAATGTTACGAAAAAGAAAACCTGCTAAAATAATCGTTGCAGCACCCGTTTTACCGGCAGATGCGCTAAGTACATTTAATCGAAATGTAGACGAATTAGTATATCTTATTGCTACAAAAAATTTCAAAGGTGTTGGAGCATTTTACGAAGAATTCCATCAAGTAGAAGATGAAGAGGTTATCAACATGCTCAATATCCCAAGTCAAATTCAATAA
- a CDS encoding MerR family transcriptional regulator produces MNNIKSVFSIKDLENLSGIKAHTIRIWEKRYDILQPMRTETNIRLYDLASLQKLLNITLLHDYGYKISKIATYPQEKIPSLVREIISNKTAKNHAISDLKMAMMNFDQDLFFATYNWLMSEKSFKEIFHQVFIPLMNELGLLWQSDTITPAHEHFITYLIKQKLLVNTEKLQVLKQTKTDKVFVLSLPMNEIHELGLMYLHYEILLNGYKSIYLGESMPIENLKDLKKHFNSIVFISYLTVQPERDNLDDYIQKMSEELEDEETQLWYLGRLVEFIDKETLSDKVSVFNSISELVTKI; encoded by the coding sequence ATGAACAACATAAAAAGTGTATTTAGTATTAAAGACCTTGAAAACCTTTCTGGAATAAAAGCACATACAATACGTATTTGGGAAAAAAGATATGATATCCTTCAGCCGATGCGAACGGAAACAAATATCAGATTATATGATCTAGCTAGTTTGCAAAAGCTTTTAAATATTACTTTATTACACGATTATGGCTATAAAATTTCAAAAATAGCTACTTATCCTCAAGAAAAAATCCCGTCACTTGTTCGAGAAATTATATCAAATAAAACTGCCAAAAATCACGCAATAAGTGATTTAAAAATGGCAATGATGAATTTTGATCAAGATTTGTTTTTTGCGACTTACAATTGGTTAATGTCTGAGAAATCTTTCAAAGAAATCTTTCATCAGGTTTTTATTCCCTTAATGAATGAACTTGGTTTGTTGTGGCAATCTGATACGATAACTCCTGCTCACGAGCATTTTATAACGTATTTGATTAAGCAAAAACTATTGGTGAATACCGAAAAATTGCAGGTTTTGAAGCAAACTAAAACGGACAAAGTTTTTGTTTTATCTCTCCCAATGAACGAAATTCATGAATTAGGATTGATGTATTTGCATTATGAAATACTCCTTAATGGTTACAAATCCATTTATTTAGGGGAAAGCATGCCTATTGAGAATTTAAAAGATTTAAAAAAACATTTTAACTCGATTGTGTTTATTTCTTACTTAACGGTTCAACCGGAACGCGATAACTTAGATGATTATATTCAAAAAATGTCTGAGGAACTTGAAGATGAGGAAACCCAGTTGTGGTATTTAGGTAGGTTAGTTGAGTTTATTGATAAAGAAACTCTTTCGGATAAAGTTTCTGTTTTTAATTCTATTTCCGAATTAGTAACCAAAATATAA
- a CDS encoding NAD(P)/FAD-dependent oxidoreductase translates to MKDIKTISIIGSGFSSLAASCYLAQSGHKVSVYEKNESVGGRARQLKSHGFTFDMGPSWYWMPDVFERFFADFNKKTTDYYELIKLSPAYRVYYGVDDFITIADNLDEIVATFESIEAGSGAILNDFMAEAKSNYDIAIKDLVYRPGVSPLELVTVETAKKVGQFFSNISKDVRKKFKNDRLIQILEFPVLFLGAKPSDTPSFYSFMNYADFGLGTWHPKTGMFDVVRAMETLALELGVSFHTNSNIEKIIVENKTAKGLVVNGKAIYSDLVLSGADYHHTETLLEEEHRAYSEKYWDSRVFAPSSLLFYIGFDKKIENISHHALFFDVDFYQHANDIYDEPQWPKEPLFYANFPSLTDKSAAPEGMESAFFLVPLAPGINDTEALRVEYFDKIIDRFETLTQQSVKNNIIFSQSFCKNDFVEQYNSYKGNAYGMANTLLQTAFLRPKLKSKKVKNLYFTGQLTVPGPGVPPALISGKLVSELINKQFSEE, encoded by the coding sequence ATGAAAGATATAAAAACAATTTCTATTATTGGTTCCGGATTTTCATCCTTGGCTGCTTCTTGTTATTTGGCACAAAGTGGTCATAAAGTTTCAGTATATGAAAAAAACGAAAGTGTTGGAGGTAGAGCAAGGCAGTTAAAAAGTCACGGCTTTACTTTCGACATGGGTCCAAGTTGGTATTGGATGCCGGATGTATTTGAGCGTTTTTTTGCTGATTTTAATAAAAAAACGACAGATTATTATGAGCTAATTAAGCTTTCTCCTGCTTACAGAGTCTATTATGGAGTGGATGATTTTATTACAATTGCGGATAATTTAGACGAAATTGTAGCGACTTTTGAGTCAATTGAAGCGGGTAGTGGTGCTATATTAAATGATTTTATGGCTGAAGCCAAAAGTAATTATGATATTGCTATCAAGGATTTGGTTTATAGACCTGGTGTTTCTCCCTTAGAATTAGTCACGGTTGAAACCGCTAAAAAAGTAGGACAGTTTTTTAGCAACATAAGCAAAGATGTTCGCAAGAAATTCAAAAATGATCGATTAATTCAAATTCTGGAATTTCCGGTTTTGTTCCTTGGCGCAAAGCCATCGGATACGCCGTCTTTTTATAGTTTTATGAATTATGCTGATTTTGGATTGGGAACTTGGCATCCTAAAACAGGAATGTTTGATGTGGTTCGTGCAATGGAAACTTTGGCGTTAGAATTAGGAGTTAGTTTTCATACCAATTCAAATATTGAAAAAATCATTGTTGAAAATAAAACCGCAAAAGGTTTAGTTGTTAATGGGAAAGCGATTTATTCTGATTTGGTTTTAAGTGGTGCGGATTACCATCATACCGAAACTTTGTTAGAGGAAGAACACAGAGCCTATTCTGAAAAATATTGGGATAGTCGTGTTTTTGCACCTTCATCATTGTTGTTTTACATTGGCTTTGACAAAAAAATAGAAAACATATCGCATCATGCTTTATTTTTTGATGTAGATTTTTATCAGCATGCAAATGATATTTATGATGAACCACAATGGCCAAAGGAACCTTTATTTTATGCAAATTTTCCTTCATTAACAGATAAATCAGCAGCTCCGGAAGGAATGGAATCAGCTTTTTTTCTAGTGCCATTAGCTCCTGGAATCAATGATACTGAGGCTTTACGTGTTGAATACTTTGATAAAATAATTGATCGCTTTGAAACATTGACTCAGCAATCTGTTAAAAATAATATTATATTTAGCCAATCTTTTTGTAAGAATGATTTTGTTGAACAGTACAATTCATACAAAGGCAATGCTTACGGAATGGCAAACACCTTATTGCAAACAGCGTTTTTGAGACCAAAATTAAAAAGTAAAAAAGTAAAAAATTTATATTTCACAGGACAATTAACGGTTCCAGGACCAGGCGTACCACCAGCATTAATTTCAGGTAAATTAGTGTCGGAATTAATTAATAAGCAATTTTCAGAAGAATAA
- a CDS encoding phytoene/squalene synthase family protein: protein MKQLFDDVSFKCSKLVTKNYSTSFSLAVYMLSPSIRDAIYSIYGFVRFADEIVDSFHGFQKEDLINDFEKEYYKAYDSGISLNPILNSFQITVKQYNISDDLVQSFLKSMKLDLVKSDYHSDEEYKEYIYGSADVVGLMCLKVFVDGNNQKYEQLKDEAMRLGSAFQKVNFLRDLKDDNLVLNRNYFPGVDLNSFDEKSKAAIILEIEEDFRVAYQGIVKLPMEAKFGVYTAFVYYKKLLKKLKNTPCHEIGSARIRVSNYTKAGLLAQSFVTYKLKLV from the coding sequence ATGAAGCAATTATTTGATGATGTATCTTTTAAATGTAGTAAGCTAGTTACAAAAAACTACAGTACTTCATTCTCACTGGCTGTTTATATGCTTTCGCCAAGCATTAGGGATGCCATATACAGCATCTATGGCTTTGTGCGATTTGCAGACGAAATAGTAGATTCGTTTCATGGTTTTCAAAAAGAAGATCTTATTAATGATTTTGAGAAAGAATATTACAAAGCGTATGATTCTGGAATCAGTTTAAATCCTATTTTGAACTCGTTTCAGATTACGGTAAAACAATATAATATTTCGGATGATTTAGTTCAGTCTTTCTTGAAAAGTATGAAATTAGATTTGGTAAAATCAGATTATCACAGTGATGAAGAGTACAAAGAATATATTTATGGTTCAGCTGATGTAGTTGGTTTAATGTGTCTCAAGGTTTTTGTGGATGGAAACAATCAAAAATACGAGCAGTTGAAAGACGAAGCCATGCGTTTAGGTTCCGCTTTCCAAAAAGTAAATTTTCTAAGAGATTTAAAAGATGATAATTTAGTCTTGAACCGAAATTATTTTCCTGGTGTAGATTTGAATTCTTTTGATGAAAAATCAAAAGCAGCAATTATTCTTGAAATTGAAGAAGATTTCAGAGTTGCTTATCAAGGAATTGTAAAACTGCCTATGGAAGCTAAATTTGGTGTTTACACAGCATTTGTGTATTACAAAAAACTGCTTAAGAAGTTAAAAAACACACCTTGCCACGAAATAGGAAGCGCTAGAATTAGAGTTTCTAATTATACAAAAGCAGGACTTTTGGCACAATCTTTCGTAACTTATAAGTTGAAGTTAGTATAA
- a CDS encoding sterol desaturase family protein, whose amino-acid sequence MISFLIFFGVFLFMECVTWCTHKYVMHGLMWYFHADHHQPKYANVFERNDIFFVIFAVPSIVLFYFGAQANFNYLFFIGLGITFYGFCYFMIHDVLIHQRFKWFKNTNNKYLIGLRKAHKVHHKHLGKEHGECFGMLFVPFKYYKI is encoded by the coding sequence ATGATTTCCTTTCTAATATTTTTTGGAGTTTTCCTTTTCATGGAATGTGTTACTTGGTGTACACACAAATATGTGATGCACGGATTGATGTGGTATTTCCACGCGGATCATCACCAACCTAAGTACGCTAATGTTTTTGAGCGAAACGATATCTTTTTTGTGATTTTTGCCGTCCCGAGTATAGTTCTTTTTTATTTCGGTGCGCAGGCTAATTTCAACTATCTTTTTTTCATCGGATTAGGAATCACATTTTACGGATTCTGTTATTTCATGATACATGATGTCTTGATTCATCAGCGCTTCAAATGGTTCAAAAATACCAATAATAAGTATCTGATTGGTCTTCGTAAGGCCCATAAAGTGCATCATAAACATTTAGGAAAAGAGCATGGCGAATGCTTCGGAATGTTATTCGTGCCTTTTAAATATTATAAAATTTAG
- a CDS encoding SRPBCC family protein — protein MKLYTKETTQHVNATIEECWAFFSSPRNLQKITPESMGFQITDFDEKNMYAGQIIQYKVSPLLGIKLPWVTEITFVKENSYFIDEQRFGPYALWHHKHFFEKTDNGVKMTDLVHYGLPLGFIGRIMNTLIVKNKLKAIFDHRRVMVDQLFNTK, from the coding sequence ATGAAACTCTACACAAAAGAAACAACGCAACATGTAAATGCTACTATTGAAGAATGTTGGGCTTTTTTTTCCAGCCCTAGAAATCTTCAAAAAATTACACCAGAATCTATGGGTTTTCAAATCACTGATTTTGATGAGAAAAACATGTATGCTGGCCAAATAATTCAATATAAAGTTTCCCCACTTTTAGGAATAAAATTACCTTGGGTAACCGAAATAACATTTGTAAAAGAAAATAGTTATTTTATTGATGAACAACGTTTTGGTCCGTATGCGTTATGGCATCACAAGCATTTTTTTGAGAAAACGGATAACGGAGTTAAAATGACGGATTTGGTTCATTACGGATTGCCTCTTGGGTTTATTGGACGAATCATGAATACTTTGATTGTGAAAAATAAATTGAAAGCTATTTTTGACCACAGACGGGTCATGGTGGACCAACTTTTTAATACAAAATAA